Proteins co-encoded in one Streptomyces sp. SLBN-31 genomic window:
- a CDS encoding LPXTG cell wall anchor domain-containing protein: protein MSYRNRTAVLASVAALAGSAVLMAAPAAQAKVVDVNYQCKTPIGDKSAVSPIDITGVKSGSGYKITMSWQKGVSSSPVELGKGAMNPSATIKLGGADSGTMNVSGPANQEAIPANTPIKISDLTGTYTPKKTGSVTFTPGVLTIKALGTTTTCTPSNSPGPALTLDVTAAGGGGSSGGTGSSGTTGSDSGGSLPQTGPDDSAIALGTLGGTVLLAGAAGALWITRRNQTARARR from the coding sequence GTGTCGTACCGGAATCGAACCGCCGTGCTCGCGTCCGTCGCGGCCCTGGCGGGCTCGGCGGTGCTGATGGCCGCCCCCGCAGCCCAGGCCAAGGTCGTCGACGTCAACTACCAGTGCAAGACGCCCATCGGCGACAAGAGCGCCGTCTCGCCCATCGACATCACCGGCGTCAAGAGCGGCAGCGGCTACAAGATCACCATGTCCTGGCAGAAGGGCGTCTCGTCCAGCCCGGTGGAGCTGGGCAAGGGCGCGATGAACCCCAGCGCCACCATCAAGCTGGGCGGCGCCGACAGCGGCACGATGAACGTCAGCGGGCCCGCCAACCAGGAAGCGATCCCCGCCAACACCCCCATCAAGATCAGTGACCTGACGGGCACGTACACGCCGAAGAAGACGGGCAGCGTGACCTTCACACCCGGCGTCCTCACCATCAAGGCGCTCGGTACGACGACCACGTGCACGCCCTCCAACAGTCCCGGACCGGCGCTGACCCTCGACGTCACGGCGGCGGGCGGAGGCGGCTCCTCCGGCGGGACCGGCTCCTCCGGCACGACCGGCTCCGACTCCGGCGGCTCCCTCCCGCAGACCGGACCCGACGACTCCGCGATCGCCCTGGGGACCCTCGGCGGCACGGTGCTCCTCGCCGGAGCGGCGGGCGCGCTGTGGATCACCCGCAGGAACCAGACGGCCCGCGCACGCCGCTGA
- a CDS encoding ATP-binding protein: protein MSTTRPYPPGDRGPEPSGASGASEGGAPATGASAEGDAASSQGRQVRRLSFDGASGVVPLARDFTRQALYAWGWLPAAGADQRAAAEDVLLVVSELVTNACLHAEGPSELWIALDNKVIRLEVSDRGTGEPAPRTPHRAGRPGGHGMFIVQRLCLDWGVVRTPGVAGKTVWAELGAPA from the coding sequence ATGAGCACCACCCGGCCTTACCCGCCGGGCGACCGCGGCCCGGAGCCAAGCGGCGCTTCCGGGGCGTCCGAGGGGGGCGCGCCCGCGACCGGGGCGTCCGCCGAGGGGGATGCCGCGTCGTCTCAGGGGCGCCAGGTCCGCAGACTGAGCTTCGACGGGGCCAGCGGTGTCGTCCCGCTCGCCCGCGACTTCACCCGCCAGGCGTTGTACGCGTGGGGCTGGCTGCCGGCCGCCGGCGCCGACCAGCGGGCCGCCGCCGAGGACGTGCTGCTCGTCGTCTCCGAGCTGGTCACCAACGCCTGCCTGCACGCCGAGGGTCCCAGCGAACTGTGGATAGCCCTCGACAACAAGGTGATCCGCCTGGAGGTGTCCGACCGCGGCACCGGCGAGCCGGCACCCCGCACCCCGCACCGCGCGGGCCGCCCCGGCGGCCACGGCATGTTCATCGTGCAGCGCCTGTGCCTGGACTGGGGTGTCGTACGGACCCCGGGTGTGGCGGGCAAGACGGTCTGGGCGGAACTGGGCGCTCCCGCCTAG